ACTTTTCCCCCTGGCTTTCAATATAGTTTTTTATAACCTCCAACGGGGCTCCTCCGGTTGTAAGTAAACAGTAACTCCTTGACCAAAAATGGTCTTTCCAAAGTTTACTTCCTATGGCAGGATACTCTTTTTTCAAAAGTCTTGAACTAGCGCTTTTATAGGCGTTGATAAACTTCGAAAGTTCACTGTTGGGATGCCCTCTGAAAAGAATATGAACATGGTCTTGATCATGATTCCATTCCACTAGTGTGATATTGTAGTTCGGTGCTATATAAGAAAAAATTTCTTTTGCTCGTTCTGAAACTTTCCCATCAAAGACTTTGCGTCGATATTTGCTGACCAATACCAGATGATAATTCATCAGAAACACTGAATGTTTATTGCTATCCAACTGCATGATTCTCACCTCGTTTAGGTATAATCTACTGATCTATTTATACCCATTTTTCAAGCTCAAAACCACCGATTCATCTCCCACCTACGCGCTCACTTTGTGAGTAAGGAAGGCTAAGAGGAGGGAGACTTCTCGGCATTGCGGTTAAACTCAAAGAAAAAAGAGAAGACCTCGGTCTTCTCTTTTTTCTTTTTTTATTGCCGGGATTGTTTGATGCAGAACTCCCATCTCATTATTGTCGTATTCGATTAATCTCTTTATTGGAATTCGGTATGCCCCGGAGATGTTTCGCCTCATATACCAGCTGATCTCGAATACTGCCGTATAAACTCAGGACTTCCCGGTATTCTTCCGTTTCCTGATCGTATCGATTCCCCTGGGGATCTTTCAGATAGCTGTTGGTTATTAAGGGGGCCCGCTGATGAATTCCGGATATGGCCTCCATATGCTGGGGTTTTTCCGTATTGGCTTCTTCAAGAATTAGGGGGCTTAGAAAAGATGCATTTTTCAAGGGTTTTTCCTGTTCTTCATCGGAATAATTCGACCATAGTATATAGGGAACCGTGTGAAGTCTCAGATCGTCCTGAAGTTCTTCCGGTGTTTCCTCTCCTATCAGTCCCAAATCCCGATAAATACTATAATTATCCCCGAGCATGGGCAGATGATCGCTGAAAAACAATAGCAGAGTAGGTTCCTCCCAGTCTCTTAAGAACTCCACTAATCTTTTTAAGGCCTGGTCCGAGTGGTAGGTTCCATCGGTAAAAATTTGTAACATTTCCTCCTCTTGGTCTTCCAGGTCCGTCTCAAAATCTATGACCGGGGGATTTCTTCTTTCGTTATAGGGTCCATGGTTTTGCATGGTAACAGTGAAACTGAAAACCGGTTCCTCCGTAGATTTCAGTTGTTTAATCAGCTCATCGGTTATCACTTCATCGGAAATAAAGGGTCCTAAGGTTTCGGCCCCTTCCAGATCCTCTTTAAACTTGGTTTCCTGGAAACCCAGCCGGGGGTAGACTTCTTCCCGTTCATAATACCAGGAATGGTAAGGATGAAGGGCCTTGGTTTGGTACCCCGCTTCCCGGAAAACAGAAGCCAAAGAGGGCAGTCGATAGTCTATTTCCTCCCGGTACACCATATGCCAGTCATTGGGATAGTTCTTCAAGGTAAGCCCCGTTAGAACTTCAAACTCGGAGTTCGCCGTTCCTCCTCCAAACACCGGAACATAGATATCCCCATGAATACTTTCCTCCTTTAAACTGTCAAAATATGCAATGGGATTTTGCGAGTACTCCACATCCAGTTCCTTCACATCCCAGAAGGATTCGCTCATGATGATAATCACATTCGGGTCTTCTTCCTTGACGGCTTTTTCCCGGTCCCCCTCTTCGGAACTTTCTTCCTCGGAGGCTATTTGCTCTTCGATTTCATCCCAGCCCACGGGTCTTACCACCTCTTGATACCCGATGGATCGGGGAAGGGAATATATGAATCCCAGCTCCCAGGGGCTATGACTTTCTGCATAAATGCCATTTCCGATTACGATCAGTCCGAGACAGAATACAAAGGAGATCCCAACGTGTTTTTTGATTTCCTTAAAAGGAATGGCTCCTAACCATTTTCTCACAAGGAAAAAGGCACCGATAACCACCGGGATTTTAAACAGGGCCAAAAATACCCATCTTATCGTCCAGAATTCCGGCAGCAATACCCAAAGTTCCCGTAATAGGAAAAAATCATTGAGCATAAAGGGCACACTTCTCAAACTGAATTTATTGGCATTGACGATCCCGATAATGACACTGAACATGAGTACAAACCAAACGCTGACATCCAACCGCCGAAATAAAAAGGCAAAAAACAACGTTAACCCCACCAGTACCGCGAGGTTCAATAAAAACATAAAGGGATGGTTGATTAACCAAGTCGCCACGGAGGCGATTTCCGTTCGAAAAAGGTATTCACTAAGTAAAATAGGTAAAATCATAATCAAACTGATCTTCCATAAATATCGATGGGGA
The sequence above is drawn from the Isachenkonia alkalipeptolytica genome and encodes:
- a CDS encoding LTA synthase family protein; the protein is MNAPHRYLWKISLIMILPILLSEYLFRTEIASVATWLINHPFMFLLNLAVLVGLTLFFAFLFRRLDVSVWFVLMFSVIIGIVNANKFSLRSVPFMLNDFFLLRELWVLLPEFWTIRWVFLALFKIPVVIGAFFLVRKWLGAIPFKEIKKHVGISFVFCLGLIVIGNGIYAESHSPWELGFIYSLPRSIGYQEVVRPVGWDEIEEQIASEEESSEEGDREKAVKEEDPNVIIIMSESFWDVKELDVEYSQNPIAYFDSLKEESIHGDIYVPVFGGGTANSEFEVLTGLTLKNYPNDWHMVYREEIDYRLPSLASVFREAGYQTKALHPYHSWYYEREEVYPRLGFQETKFKEDLEGAETLGPFISDEVITDELIKQLKSTEEPVFSFTVTMQNHGPYNERRNPPVIDFETDLEDQEEEMLQIFTDGTYHSDQALKRLVEFLRDWEEPTLLLFFSDHLPMLGDNYSIYRDLGLIGEETPEELQDDLRLHTVPYILWSNYSDEEQEKPLKNASFLSPLILEEANTEKPQHMEAISGIHQRAPLITNSYLKDPQGNRYDQETEEYREVLSLYGSIRDQLVYEAKHLRGIPNSNKEINRIRQ
- the tnpA gene encoding IS200/IS605 family transposase: MQLDSNKHSVFLMNYHLVLVSKYRRKVFDGKVSERAKEIFSYIAPNYNITLVEWNHDQDHVHILFRGHPNSELSKFINAYKSASSRLLKKEYPAIGSKLWKDHFWSRSYCLLTTGGAPLEVIKNYIESQGEK